One genomic segment of Bacillota bacterium includes these proteins:
- the lptC gene encoding LPS export ABC transporter periplasmic protein LptC has product MTPRHKTAVIAVIVITTIVGVILVVRPESDGHEIETADPGVILERVSLVGNDKGVRQWELTAESLRQENSLVYLDHLDQMIIFAAEEPRYYLSADQGIWSPKQNELHLSSNVTVEDQSGFYLATNQLVWYGASEYIEFMGDTSVTIHQGGKGDE; this is encoded by the coding sequence ATGACCCCACGACATAAAACTGCAGTCATTGCAGTGATCGTTATTACAACTATCGTCGGAGTTATTCTTGTGGTCCGCCCGGAAAGTGATGGTCATGAGATAGAGACAGCGGATCCCGGCGTGATTTTGGAAAGAGTTTCCCTGGTGGGTAACGACAAAGGCGTTCGTCAATGGGAACTGACTGCCGAATCACTGCGGCAGGAAAACAGCTTAGTTTATTTAGATCACCTCGATCAGATGATCATCTTTGCAGCAGAGGAGCCGCGATACTACCTTTCTGCGGATCAGGGGATATGGTCCCCGAAACAGAATGAACTGCACTTGAGCAGCAATGTCACCGTTGAGGATCAGTCAGGATTCTATCTGGCTACCAACCAGCTGGTTTGGTATGGTGCCAGTGAGTATATTGAATTTATGGGGGATACGTCTGTAACCATACATCAAGGAGGAAAAGGCGATGAATAG
- a CDS encoding LPS-assembly protein LptD, producing the protein MRRKIVPVLLILFAALISTAAAAENQPITIEGADTARWDMKQQLLYASGSVVISVDGLVLKGEQLVWDLNNQELYLEGSVLMEQGEAYLEGESLVYNVVDAKGEFVSPRTQLVSEKVKGPIFVFGDRVHIDSETYFMHDGVLSTCDMSEPHYHLAVSELEIYPGDKMVIRGVRFYEGKLPLFYWPYLVIPLDDEEFDFTLPEIGYNSSDGYYIKNRYNYYISENASGSLLYDYYTRKGLGLGVNHNYRHDLLGDGTAAFYALPFAASKYLMAQVQHKYSGDNFTLSTSNAYLREYQNAVLKQDSSSSTSFSYQTEAMRLNGSFNYRLDQKGEEKSSTWTASGSWRYQLNPSWDINANSNITAKDDTKTRNHLVETSYRYQNHRFNLAVEQKYNPDLLDELKKPAWSSINRMPEFTWQWYNPSLAGAAWPGQFQVSQGRFSEYPADVTAWRIAPAVELFTQSWRSDFGTTLTYGGNLTGYFYDTNQSQQSVYGRFGLTQQLTDTTRVTANYQKRLVWGETPFKFDKLNEQDQLTGTFRYSKQPITLTVSSGYNFLNQRFNNLRTQLNYSGSGQPVTASLAVNYDLNNRRFGELSGSINYRPQTDWVFNVGAVYNIHSQSLKRVNGKIVFDLTETLKLSYDVVYEPEKTQKLSTGKLVLTLDLHCRELVMSYDQVREEFKVQYSIKAFPKLPIEISSKEGISFFELEDLKDTFGSN; encoded by the coding sequence TTGCGCAGAAAAATTGTACCAGTACTGCTGATTTTGTTTGCTGCGCTGATCAGCACAGCCGCAGCAGCTGAAAACCAGCCGATTACGATCGAGGGCGCTGATACAGCGCGGTGGGATATGAAACAGCAGCTGCTTTATGCATCCGGCAGTGTGGTTATTAGCGTCGATGGTCTGGTGCTGAAGGGAGAACAGCTGGTCTGGGATTTAAACAACCAAGAGCTGTATCTGGAGGGCAGCGTCCTAATGGAGCAGGGCGAAGCCTATCTTGAAGGTGAAAGCCTGGTTTATAATGTTGTTGACGCTAAAGGAGAGTTTGTCAGCCCACGGACACAGTTGGTTTCAGAAAAAGTGAAAGGTCCGATTTTTGTCTTTGGAGATCGGGTTCACATTGACTCGGAAACCTACTTTATGCATGATGGTGTGCTGTCTACCTGTGATATGAGTGAACCTCACTATCATCTGGCAGTCAGCGAGCTGGAAATCTATCCCGGTGACAAAATGGTTATCCGCGGGGTGCGCTTTTATGAAGGAAAGCTGCCGCTTTTCTATTGGCCTTATCTTGTCATTCCTCTTGATGATGAAGAATTCGATTTTACGCTGCCGGAAATTGGCTACAACAGCAGCGATGGATATTATATCAAGAACCGCTACAATTACTATATCAGTGAAAACGCCAGCGGTTCCCTGCTTTATGATTACTACACCCGCAAAGGCTTGGGTTTAGGTGTTAACCACAATTACCGCCATGATCTTCTGGGAGATGGTACCGCAGCATTTTATGCTCTGCCTTTTGCTGCCAGCAAGTATCTGATGGCGCAGGTTCAGCATAAGTATTCAGGTGATAATTTCACGCTCAGTACCAGTAATGCATATCTGCGGGAGTATCAAAACGCTGTACTGAAGCAGGACAGCTCCAGCTCCACCAGTTTTTCGTATCAAACTGAAGCTATGCGGTTAAACGGCAGTTTTAACTACCGTTTAGATCAAAAAGGAGAGGAAAAATCCTCCACCTGGACTGCTTCAGGCAGTTGGCGGTACCAGCTGAATCCCAGCTGGGATATCAATGCCAATTCTAACATAACAGCAAAAGACGATACGAAAACCCGGAATCACCTAGTGGAGACCAGCTATCGATATCAGAACCACCGCTTCAACCTGGCAGTGGAGCAGAAATACAATCCGGATCTGTTGGATGAGCTCAAAAAACCAGCGTGGAGCAGCATCAACCGCATGCCCGAGTTTACCTGGCAGTGGTACAACCCGTCTTTAGCCGGTGCAGCATGGCCGGGTCAGTTCCAGGTTTCACAGGGCAGGTTCAGCGAATATCCTGCTGATGTAACCGCTTGGCGGATTGCGCCTGCAGTGGAACTGTTCACCCAGAGCTGGCGCTCTGATTTCGGAACTACACTTACGTACGGTGGTAATCTAACAGGTTATTTTTATGATACTAATCAGAGCCAGCAGTCTGTGTATGGCCGTTTCGGTTTGACTCAGCAGCTGACGGATACCACCAGAGTAACCGCTAATTATCAGAAGCGCTTGGTATGGGGCGAAACTCCGTTTAAATTTGATAAGTTAAATGAACAGGACCAGTTGACTGGTACCTTTAGGTATTCTAAGCAGCCGATTACTCTCACTGTCAGCAGTGGCTATAATTTTCTCAACCAGCGTTTCAACAATCTGCGAACCCAATTAAATTACAGCGGTTCCGGACAGCCTGTTACAGCCAGTTTGGCAGTCAACTACGATCTAAACAACCGCCGATTCGGTGAGTTAAGCGGAAGCATCAACTATCGGCCTCAGACTGACTGGGTTTTCAATGTTGGAGCGGTGTACAATATTCACAGTCAATCGCTGAAGCGGGTTAATGGGAAAATTGTCTTTGATTTAACTGAAACCCTTAAGCTCAGCTATGATGTGGTTTATGAGCCGGAAAAAACGCAGAAATTGAGTACCGGGAAACTAGTGTTGACCCTCGATTTGCACTGCCGCGAGCTGGTGATGAGCTACGATCAGGTGAGGGAGGAATTTAAAGTTCAGTATTCTATTAAAGCCTTCCCGAAACTGCCGATTGAGATCAGTTCAAAGGAAGGAATCAGCTTCTTTGAGCTTGAGGATTTGAAAGATACGTTCGGAAGCAATTAG